In the genome of Cercospora beticola chromosome 2, complete sequence, one region contains:
- the ASD1 gene encoding aspartate-semialdehyde dehydrogenase-like protein (CAZy:PL4~antiSMASH:Cluster_5), translated as MRASQTLSYFLGLAPTVLAQFGFTEESDTFIVNSGGDNSLVTTIRKSDCDVRSLVYQGTELQGPQDQGTHIGSGLGSANVTVEAVGDKYVKVTCNAGTLTQYIVVVSGQSNLYMATHITAEPQIGELRYLARLDSAKLPDEYPFGNHSHTAGSTETIEGSDVFIVDGETRSKFYSSQRFIDDHVHCVAGPDAHACFVKPQYESSSGGPFFRDINSNNGGVYTSLSFYMNSNHAQTEKYRMGLHGPYALTFTASEIPKLEDFDFSFFADLDIEGYVPESGRGYVAGAVSGIADDDQAVVHWFNTEAQYWTYAADGNFTSPAMKPGTYTMKLYQTELEAASQNVTVTAGSETSSDIASGLKEPATRLWTIGKCDGQPTGFRNADKQLRMHPSDLRMESWGPLTYTVGSSSDNDMAMALFKAVGSPQTIAFDLEDAGAATLRIRTTLAFASGRPQVKVNEWNAPAPAAPVKIDSRGVTRGAYRGFGEAYEFEIPEGTLAGGNNTIEISVASGSSGAEFLSPNFILDCIELYR; from the exons ATGAGAGCTTCGCAGACATTGTCTTACTTTCTGGGCCTGGCGCCCACTGTGCTGGCACAGTTTGGATTCACTGAGGAGAGCGACACTTTCATTGTTAATTCGGGCGGCGACAATTCCCTGGTCACGACTATTCGCAAGTCCGACTGCGATGTGCGGTCGCTAGTGTATCAAGGAACAGAGCTTCAAGGTCCCCAGGATCAAGGCACACATATCGGATCGGGGCTTGGCAGCGCAAATGTCACTGTTGAAGCCGTAGGCG ACAAATATGTCAAAGTCACATGCAATGCCGGTACCTTGACACAATACATTGTGGTCGTCTCGGGTCAGAGCAATCTGTACATGGCAACACACATCACAGCAGAACCACAAATTGGCGAACTTCGTTACCTGGCGCGTCTCGACAGCGCCAAATTGCCTGACGAGTACCCGTTCGGCAACCACTCGCACACGGCTGGAAGCACCGAAACGATCGAAGGTTCCGATGTCTTCATCGTAGATGGCGAGACTCGAAGCAAATTCTACTCTTCTCAACGCTTCATCGATGACCACGTCCATTGTGTTGCTGGGCCAGATGCGCATGCCTGTTTCGTCAAGCCTCAGTACGAATCATCCTCTGGTGGACCTTTCTTCCGCGACATCAATTCAAACAATGGCGGCGTGTACACTTCGCTGTCCTTCTATATGAACAGTAATCATGCTCAAACGGAGAAATACCGCATGGGACTGCATGGACCTTATGCACTCACCTTCACAGCAAGCGAAATCCCGAAATTGGAGGACTTTGACTTTTCTTTCTTCGCTGATTTGGACATTGAAGGCTACGTCCCAGAATCTGGCCGCGGCTATGTCGCTGGCGCTGTCAGCGGGATTGCTGATGATGACCAGGCCGTAGTGCACTGGTTCAACACGGAGGCGCAATATTGGACTTATGCCGCCGACGGTAACTTCACCTCCCCAGCAATGAAGCCTGGTACATACACCATGAAGCTCTATCAAACAGAACTGGAAGCCGCCTCACAGAATGTAACCGTCACAGCGGGCTCGGAGACATCCAGCGATATTGCGAGCGGATTGAAAGAACCTGCAACGCGGCTGTGGACGATCGGAAAATGTGATGGCCAGCCTACCGGATTCCGCAATGCGGACAAACAGCTTCGCATGCATCCTTCTGACCTACGTATGGAATCCTGGGGTCCGCTCACGTACACAGTGGGCTCATCGTCAGACAACGACATGGCTATGGCACTCTTCAAAGCCGTTGGCAGCCCTCAGACCATCGCCTTCGATCTAGAGGATGCAGGAGCAGCCACACTTCGCATTCGCACCACGCTCGCTTTTGCTTCGGGAAGACCACAGGTCAAGGTCAATGAGTGGAATGCTCCCGCGCCTGCGGCTCCAGTGAAGATCGACAGCCGTGGTGTCACTAGAGGGGCTTATCGCGGCTTTGGAGAAGCGTACGAATTCGAGATTCCAGAAGGGACACTTGCTGGTGGTAATAACACCATCGAAATTAGTGTTGCTTCAGGCAGCTCTGGGGCAGAATTCTTGTCGCCAAACTTC ATTTTGGACTGCATCGAGCTGTACCGCTAG
- a CDS encoding uncharacterized protein (antiSMASH:Cluster_5), protein MGIPYSKQINAAFEEVTPLVAEGFEVLQTTRNITFLLAEIQVITVFMLFFILIALCMLLITCNPDLERERQAIVTPVLRWSAGWIMSSEGKLRIGLVIVFGLLIGGGIGYGHYWAYFLEKKKGGEGTEEGERVEEAGGKDVERIKEGKADQ, encoded by the exons ATGGGCATCCCATATAGTAAACAGATAAATGCCGCTTTCGAG gaagTCACACCCCTCGTAGCAGAAGGCTTTGAAGTCCTACAAACAACACGCAACATCACTTTCCTCTTGGCAGAAATTCAAGTCATCACAGTTTTTATGCTCTTTTTCATCCTCATTGCTCTTTGCATGTTACTCATCACATGTAATCCCGATTTGGAGCGTGAGAGACAAGCAATTGTGACGCCAGTTCTGAGATGGTCTGCTGGGTGGATCATGAGTAGTGAAGGGAAATTAAGGATTGGGCTTGTGATTGTTTTCGGGTTGTTGATTGGTGGTGGGATTGGGTATGGGCATTATTGGGCGTATtttctggagaagaagaagggtggtGAGGGTAcggaggagggagagaggGTTGAGGAGGCGGGTGGAAAAGATGTTGAGAGGATTAAGGAGGGCAAGGCGGATCAGTGA
- a CDS encoding uncharacterized protein (antiSMASH:Cluster_5~CAZy:PL3): MKFSSTLPLAFAALSAAQTLNIPTRVGSIVSLSSPSVISGSKDFGNKEYDRGRDCDTDDDTGSESAVFILENGATLSNVIIGARQLEGVHCKGACTLKNVWFRDVCEDAVSALGTGNVLIEGGGAQSAPDKVVQHNGRGTVTIRGGTYVNIGKLYRACGNCSNNGGPRKVIIENVKVNGVSSDLAGINANYGDTATISGSCGKSKKTCQQYIGVEKGNGESPKDAGTGSCLGAQGKLSSLPAC, translated from the exons ATGAAGTTCTCCAGCACTCTTCCTTTGGCGTTCGCCGCCCTCAGCGCTGCTCAGACGCTCAACATTCCTACCCGCGTTGGCAGCATCGTCTCCCTCAGCTCTCCATCGGTCATCTCTGGAAGCAAGGACTTTGGCAACAAAGAGTACGACCGTGGTCGGGACTGCGATACCGATGACGACACTGGCAGCGAAAGCGCTGTCTTCATCCTAGAGAACGGAGCTACTCTGAGCAAC GTCATCATCGGTGCCCGCCAGCTCGAGGGTGTCCACTGCAAGGGAGCTTGCACGCTCAAGAACGTCTGGTTCCGCGACGTCTGCGAGG ACGCCGTGTCCGCGCTCGGAACTGGTAACGTCCTCATCGAAGGCGGTGGTGCTCAGTCCGCCCCCGACAAGGTCGTGCAGCACAATGGCCGTGGCACTGTCACCATTCGCGGCGGTACCTACGTCAACATCGGCAAGCTGTACCGCGCCTGCGGCAACTGCTCCAACAACGGAGGTCCTCGCAAGGTCATCATTGAGAATGTCAAGGTCAACGGCGTCTCCAGCGATCTTGCTGGC ATCAACGCCAACTACGGCGACACTGCCACCATCTCGGGCTCTTGCggcaagtcgaagaagacgtgCCAGCAGTACATCGGCGTCGAGAAGGGCAACGGCGAGAGCCCCAAGGATGCCGGAACTGGCAGCTGCCTCGGTGCCCAGGGCAAGCTCAGCAGCCTGCCTGCTTGTTAG